TGGAGGAAAAGCCCACGCGGCAGCTGCTGCAAGAACTGGCGGAGAAATTTCCCCAGATTACGGCCAACTTCTACACGGATAATAAGTGGTATGTAAAAGACAGGACGGACAAGCGGGTGCAGCGGGAAATGGATATTACCTCGGCCACAGCCGAGAATGCAGATTTTGCGGAGCTGCTGGACGAGGGGATTTATCCCCACAAGATTCTCCTGATGGCTGAACCGGAGGACTGCGTGGCGGCAGAAAATTATTTCCGGGAAAATTATCCTGCGTTTCAGGTCGTGCGTTCCTCATCCATTCTGCTCGAAATCATGTCCGGCTGCGTCTCCAAGGCAGGAGGAATTGCCGTGCTGTTAAAGCATTACGGCCTGACGGTGGAGGAGGCCCTTTCCTTTGGCGACAGCTACAACGACATTCCCATGCTGGAATACACGGGCCAAAGCGTAGCCATGGGCAATGCTCCGGATGTGGTGAAAGAAGCGGCCAAAGATGTGACGCTGACGAGTGATGAAGATGGCATCAGCGCCTATCTGAATGGCTATTTTGAGAGGTTCTAAAAAAATCCTAAAAAAAAATAAATTTTTTTCAAAAAAGGGGTTGCAATCTCTGAAAAGATGTCGTATAATAATTTTCGTTGGTGAGACACACCACGGCATTCCCCGATAGTTCAGCCGGTAGAACGGTGGACTGTTAATCCATATGTCGCAGGTTCGAATCCTGCTCGGGGAGCCATGGCGCGTTGGTCAAGTGGTTAAGACACCGCCCTTTCACGGCGGCTTCATGGGTTCGAATCCCATACGCGTCACCATTTCGGGCGATTAGCTCAGCTGGGAGAGCGCCTGCCTTACAAGCAGGATGTCAGCAGTTCGATCCTGTTATCGCCCACCATTTGAAATTTAAGCTGCCGCAAGGCAGCTTTTTTTGTTATCCAAAAAGGAGGGGATTTCTATGACCACAGAGGAACGGCGGGCGGAAGTCCTGCGCCGTTTGCAGGCAGCCACTTCGCCCCTGACCGGTACGCGCCTTTCCCGGGAACTCGGCGTCAGCCGTCAGATTATCGTCGGAGATGTAAGCATTCTGCGGGCGGAGGGCGCAAAGATTTTTGCGACTCCCCGGGGCTATATTTTGCCCGAGGATGAACCCAGCCAGAAAAAGATTACACTCGTCTGCCAGCATTCGGCAGAGGATATGGAAGCGGAGCTCAATGCCATCGTGGATAACGGCGGTGCCGTGCTGGATGTGATTGTGGAGCATCCGGTCTATGGCCCGATTAAGAGCGATTTGTTTCTGGAGAGCCGCCGGGATGTCAAGAATTTCCTCACCAAGATGAAAAAGTGCCAGGCCAATCCGCTGCTCGTCGTGACCGGCGGGATTCACATTCATACGGTGCGGGTGCCGGATGAGGAAGCGCTGGCTGATATCCGGCGGGAATTGCAGGCTTTGGGGATTTTGGTAAATATTGCGTGAGAAGTGCCTTCGTAGTATAA
The Selenomonas ruminantium AC2024 DNA segment above includes these coding regions:
- a CDS encoding HAD family hydrolase, with amino-acid sequence MGKEVMMMTDCRTKIVFSDIDGTLLTSQHKVTCQSKAAVQKLAQKDIPFVLVSARMPAAIYPITDELDVKMPIISYSGALVLDREGRTLASTKMEEKPTRQLLQELAEKFPQITANFYTDNKWYVKDRTDKRVQREMDITSATAENADFAELLDEGIYPHKILLMAEPEDCVAAENYFRENYPAFQVVRSSSILLEIMSGCVSKAGGIAVLLKHYGLTVEEALSFGDSYNDIPMLEYTGQSVAMGNAPDVVKEAAKDVTLTSDEDGISAYLNGYFERF
- a CDS encoding transcription repressor NadR, whose amino-acid sequence is MTTEERRAEVLRRLQAATSPLTGTRLSRELGVSRQIIVGDVSILRAEGAKIFATPRGYILPEDEPSQKKITLVCQHSAEDMEAELNAIVDNGGAVLDVIVEHPVYGPIKSDLFLESRRDVKNFLTKMKKCQANPLLVVTGGIHIHTVRVPDEEALADIRRELQALGILVNIA